The following are encoded together in the Corynebacterium jeikeium genome:
- a CDS encoding monovalent cation/H+ antiporter complex subunit F, with product MEPRDLLNILVGIAAAIVVIALFTVLWRAVSTHNDARRAVLSDMVFMAMAGLFLCYSIFHRTSITYEVALFAGLFGALSTISYARIISRGRR from the coding sequence ATGGAGCCCAGGGACTTACTAAATATCCTGGTGGGCATCGCCGCCGCCATTGTTGTTATCGCGCTGTTTACGGTGTTGTGGCGCGCAGTGTCTACGCATAATGACGCCCGCCGCGCCGTCCTTTCCGACATGGTGTTTATGGCGATGGCAGGCCTGTTTTTGTGTTATTCGATCTTCCACCGCACGTCGATCACCTACGAGGTCGCACTGTTCGCCGGCCTGTTCGGCGCGCTGTCGACGATCTCCTATGCCCGCATCATTTCTCGAGGGAGGCGCTAA
- a CDS encoding Na+/H+ antiporter subunit G, with amino-acid sequence MSTTVLAAAGEMVEFSEPGWLGAITAGVLAILGAIFIFVSARAMYLAPDALSQVNMVGPAVGVGLPLLISANLVYSWSTEGFVLGELIRAIVAIVALLVIGAVGSYVMGRALHATHWDHTVPLSGGQRAKEPK; translated from the coding sequence ATGTCCACAACAGTCCTCGCCGCTGCCGGCGAAATGGTCGAATTCAGCGAACCTGGTTGGCTTGGCGCGATTACCGCGGGTGTGCTCGCCATTCTCGGGGCGATCTTTATCTTTGTTTCTGCCCGCGCAATGTACCTTGCTCCGGACGCCCTCAGTCAGGTCAACATGGTCGGTCCAGCTGTCGGCGTGGGGCTTCCCCTGCTGATCAGCGCCAACCTGGTTTACTCCTGGTCGACGGAAGGGTTTGTGCTGGGCGAATTGATCCGCGCGATCGTCGCGATCGTTGCGTTGCTGGTGATCGGCGCCGTCGGTTCATACGTAATGGGCCGTGCGCTGCATGCGACGCACTGGGATCACACCGTGCCGCTGTCTGGTGGTCAGCGGGCGAAGGAGCCCAAGTAG
- a CDS encoding organic hydroperoxide resistance protein has translation MSEALYTAKALSTGGGRDGHVATDDRQIDLDVRPPKAMGGSGEGTNPEQLVSAGWAACFNGALQKTIKEAGVEMTQSPEVTVETTLNKVPEGFRLSAKITATVFGVDQAKADELVADAHAFCPYSKAMRGEIDVEAVAVVG, from the coding sequence ATGAGCGAGGCACTGTACACAGCAAAGGCACTTTCTACCGGCGGCGGCCGTGACGGCCACGTAGCCACCGACGACCGCCAGATCGACCTGGACGTTCGCCCGCCAAAGGCAATGGGCGGCTCCGGCGAGGGCACGAACCCGGAGCAGCTGGTCTCCGCAGGCTGGGCCGCCTGCTTCAACGGCGCTCTGCAGAAGACCATCAAGGAGGCTGGCGTGGAAATGACCCAGTCCCCGGAGGTTACCGTTGAGACCACCCTGAACAAGGTTCCGGAAGGCTTCCGCCTGTCCGCGAAGATCACCGCCACCGTCTTCGGCGTGGACCAGGCTAAGGCCGACGAGCTGGTTGCGGATGCACACGCGTTCTGCCCTTACTCCAAGGCGATGCGTGGCGAAATCGACGTTGAGGCTGTGGCCGTCGTCGGCTAG
- a CDS encoding catalase, which yields MTATNNDGTNNDPITTAKGVASRGVCPYSGASTNVNGSPVSTEEHSATVGQQGPLLLSDVHLVEKHAHFNRERIPERNVHAKGSGAFGELTITEDVSKYTKADLFQPGRVTPMLARFSTVAGEQGFPDAVRDVRGFSLKFYTQQGNYDIVGNNTPVFFLRDGIKFPDFIRSQKRLADSGLRSADMQWDFWTRSPETAHQVTYLMGDRGIPTDFRHMDGFGSHTYQWINDAGERFWVKYHFKTRQGWDFYTEEEAAKVIASGNFDSSRQDLYDAIERGDYPTWDVKVQIMPVAEAEDYRWNPFDLTKTWSQKDYPLIPVGHFTLNENPQNFFAQIEQAAFAPSNLVPGIGLSPDKMLLARSFAYADTQRYRLGVNFHQLPSNRSIVAEKNYYTAKDGAGNQEFPPAGTPVYSPNRFERGEGVNDVNDGSGAVEQGVAAGESQYGFGRGQESAVTAAEELGLFDDLHGTDLTRGAYVRHPEDDDFIQAGQLVREVLDDAARERLANNIAGAMDGVSDQVAEQCWTYWGKVDENLRDRVKEIFTGK from the coding sequence ATGACTGCTACGAATAATGACGGCACCAATAACGACCCAATCACCACGGCCAAGGGCGTCGCCTCCCGCGGCGTGTGCCCCTACTCCGGGGCCTCGACGAACGTGAACGGCTCCCCGGTCAGCACCGAGGAGCACTCCGCGACCGTGGGCCAGCAGGGTCCGCTGCTGCTTTCCGACGTACACCTGGTGGAAAAGCACGCGCACTTCAACCGCGAACGCATCCCGGAGCGCAACGTGCACGCCAAGGGCTCCGGCGCCTTCGGTGAGCTGACCATCACCGAGGACGTCTCCAAGTACACCAAGGCGGACCTGTTCCAGCCGGGGCGTGTGACCCCGATGCTGGCCCGTTTCTCCACCGTCGCGGGCGAGCAGGGCTTCCCCGACGCGGTGCGCGACGTGCGCGGATTCTCGCTGAAGTTCTACACCCAGCAGGGCAACTACGACATCGTGGGCAACAACACCCCGGTGTTCTTCCTGCGCGACGGCATTAAGTTCCCGGACTTCATCCGTTCCCAGAAGCGTCTGGCGGATTCCGGCCTGCGCTCTGCGGACATGCAGTGGGATTTCTGGACCCGCTCCCCGGAGACCGCACACCAGGTGACTTACCTGATGGGCGATCGCGGTATCCCGACGGACTTCCGCCACATGGATGGCTTCGGCTCTCACACCTATCAGTGGATCAACGACGCCGGCGAGCGTTTCTGGGTGAAGTACCACTTCAAGACCCGCCAGGGCTGGGACTTCTACACCGAGGAGGAAGCCGCCAAGGTCATTGCCTCGGGCAACTTCGATTCCTCCCGCCAGGATCTTTATGACGCCATCGAACGCGGCGATTACCCGACGTGGGATGTGAAGGTGCAGATCATGCCTGTCGCCGAGGCGGAAGATTACCGCTGGAACCCGTTTGACCTGACGAAGACCTGGTCCCAGAAGGATTACCCGCTGATTCCGGTCGGCCACTTCACGCTGAACGAGAACCCGCAGAACTTCTTCGCCCAGATCGAGCAGGCCGCTTTCGCGCCGTCGAACCTGGTGCCGGGCATTGGGCTGTCTCCGGACAAGATGCTGCTGGCTCGCTCCTTCGCCTACGCAGACACGCAGCGTTACCGCCTGGGCGTGAACTTCCACCAGCTGCCTTCCAACCGTTCCATTGTGGCGGAGAAGAACTACTACACCGCCAAGGACGGCGCGGGTAACCAGGAGTTCCCGCCGGCCGGCACCCCGGTGTACTCCCCGAATCGCTTCGAGCGCGGCGAGGGCGTAAACGACGTCAACGATGGCTCCGGTGCCGTCGAGCAGGGCGTGGCCGCCGGTGAATCCCAGTACGGCTTTGGCCGCGGCCAGGAATCCGCCGTGACCGCCGCGGAGGAGCTGGGCCTGTTCGACGACCTGCACGGCACTGACCTGACCCGCGGGGCATACGTCCGCCACCCGGAGGACGATGACTTCATCCAGGCGGGCCAGCTGGTGCGCGAGGTTCTGGATGACGCCGCCCGGGAGCGCTTGGCAAACAACATCGCAGGCGCGATGGACGGTGTGTCTGACCAGGTGGCCGAGCAGTGCTGGACCTACTGGGGCAAGGTCGACGAGAACCTGCGCGACCGGGTGAAGGAAATCTTCACCGGCAAGTAG
- a CDS encoding RNA polymerase sigma factor — protein MTSQATSSQAHDAAVTDLALRAASGDRQALTEFISATHDDVWRLLAHLADTDRADDLTQETYLRVLSALPRFAARSTARTWILSLARRVWVDSVRHDMARPRSSATEIEDATSATPAAETTGGQSWAEWVDTRALIDQLEEERREALILTQVLGYTYAEAAKIANVRVGTIRSRVARARADLVEMAGKGRGGVTKKEKNKRRFGVA, from the coding sequence ATGACCAGCCAGGCAACCAGCAGTCAGGCGCACGATGCCGCTGTGACCGACCTCGCCCTGCGCGCCGCCAGCGGCGACCGCCAGGCGTTGACCGAGTTCATTTCCGCCACGCACGACGACGTGTGGCGCCTGCTGGCCCACCTGGCCGATACCGACCGTGCGGACGACCTCACGCAGGAGACCTACCTGCGCGTACTAAGCGCCCTGCCGCGCTTCGCCGCCCGTTCCACGGCCCGCACCTGGATCCTCTCCCTCGCCCGCCGCGTGTGGGTCGATAGCGTACGCCACGACATGGCCCGCCCGCGCAGCTCCGCCACGGAGATTGAGGACGCCACCAGCGCCACCCCCGCCGCCGAAACCACTGGCGGGCAAAGCTGGGCCGAGTGGGTGGACACTCGCGCCCTCATCGACCAGCTGGAGGAGGAACGCCGCGAGGCTCTGATCCTCACGCAGGTGCTGGGCTACACCTACGCCGAGGCTGCGAAGATCGCTAACGTCCGCGTGGGCACGATCCGCTCCCGCGTTGCCCGCGCCCGCGCCGACCTGGTTGAGATGGCTGGCAAGGGACGCGGTGGCGTCACCAAGAAAGAAAAGAACAAGCGCCGCTTCGGCGTAGCCTAA